The following are from one region of the Paenibacillus bovis genome:
- a CDS encoding pyrimidine-nucleoside phosphorylase, whose amino-acid sequence MRMVDLIEKKRDGKELTTEEINFIVEGYTNGDVPDYQMSAFNMAVFFQDMTERERADLTMAMVNSGETIDLSAIEGVKVDKHSTGGVGDTTTLVLAPLVAALDIPVAKMSGRGLGHTGGTIDKLEAVEGFHVEITKDEFIKLVNESKIAVIGQSGNLTPADKKLYALRDVTATVNSIPLIASSIMSKKIAAGADAIVLDVKTGAGAFMKTPEDAKELAHAMVSIGNNVGRKTMAVISDMSQPLGLAIGNSLEIQEAIDTLKGQGPKDLEELCFALGSQMVFLANKASSLEEAEQKLREVIANGKALEKFKLFLANQGGDASVVDHPERLPQAKFHIEVPAKQDGVVAELVADEIGTAAMLLGAGRATKESEIDLAVGLMLNKKVGDSVKAGESLVTIHSNRENVDDVMAMLYENIRIADHADAPTLVYGTVTE is encoded by the coding sequence ATGAGAATGGTAGACCTGATTGAGAAAAAACGCGATGGTAAAGAACTGACTACAGAAGAAATCAACTTTATTGTTGAAGGATATACCAACGGAGATGTGCCGGATTATCAGATGAGTGCGTTTAACATGGCTGTATTCTTCCAGGATATGACCGAGCGTGAACGTGCAGATCTGACGATGGCTATGGTGAACTCCGGTGAGACGATTGATCTGTCCGCTATCGAAGGTGTCAAAGTCGACAAGCACTCTACAGGCGGTGTAGGCGATACAACGACTCTGGTACTCGCTCCACTCGTAGCAGCTCTGGATATCCCTGTAGCCAAAATGTCCGGACGCGGTCTAGGACATACCGGCGGTACGATCGACAAGCTGGAAGCAGTTGAAGGTTTCCACGTGGAGATTACCAAAGACGAATTCATCAAGCTGGTGAATGAAAGCAAAATCGCTGTTATCGGACAAAGCGGTAACCTGACGCCTGCCGACAAAAAGCTGTATGCACTGCGTGACGTAACAGCTACAGTCAACTCGATTCCGCTGATCGCAAGCTCCATCATGAGCAAGAAAATCGCTGCTGGTGCAGACGCAATTGTACTGGATGTTAAAACAGGCGCAGGCGCATTTATGAAAACACCGGAAGATGCCAAAGAACTGGCACATGCTATGGTAAGCATCGGTAACAACGTAGGCCGTAAAACAATGGCGGTTATCTCCGACATGAGCCAGCCGCTGGGTCTGGCGATCGGTAACTCCCTGGAGATCCAGGAAGCAATCGATACACTCAAAGGACAAGGTCCTAAAGATCTGGAAGAACTGTGCTTCGCACTGGGCAGCCAAATGGTCTTCCTGGCAAACAAAGCAAGTTCCCTGGAAGAAGCAGAGCAAAAACTGAGAGAAGTCATTGCCAACGGTAAAGCGCTGGAGAAATTCAAACTGTTCCTGGCTAATCAGGGCGGCGATGCCTCTGTCGTGGATCATCCGGAACGTCTGCCACAAGCGAAATTCCATATCGAAGTACCTGCCAAGCAGGATGGTGTGGTAGCTGAACTGGTAGCTGATGAGATCGGTACAGCAGCAATGCTGCTCGGCGCAGGGCGCGCAACCAAAGAATCCGAAATCGATCTGGCTGTAGGCCTGATGCTGAACAAAAAAGTAGGCGACTCCGTCAAAGCTGGCGAATCTCTCGTAACGATCCACTCCAACCGCGAGAATGTGGACGATGTAATGGCTATGCTGTACGAGAATATCCGCATCGCTGATCATGCTGATGCACCAACACTCGTATATGGTACAGTTACCGAGTAA
- a CDS encoding cytidine deaminase: protein MKEQLIQAAIEARQNAYVPYSNFQVGAALLADGKVYGGANIENASYGLTNCAERTAIFKAASEGIRKIDAIAIVADTDGPVSPCGACRQVIAEFSDENTRVYLTNLKGDVTEWSVSEILPGYFQAKDMDKK, encoded by the coding sequence ATGAAAGAACAACTGATTCAGGCAGCTATTGAAGCACGCCAGAATGCCTATGTACCTTATTCCAACTTCCAGGTTGGTGCGGCGCTGCTTGCAGACGGCAAAGTGTACGGTGGAGCCAATATTGAGAATGCTTCCTACGGACTGACCAACTGTGCAGAACGTACAGCGATCTTCAAAGCCGCTTCCGAAGGCATTCGCAAGATTGATGCGATTGCAATCGTAGCCGACACAGATGGCCCGGTATCTCCATGTGGAGCCTGCCGCCAGGTTATTGCGGAATTCAGCGACGAGAATACCCGCGTCTATCTGACGAACCTCAAAGGCGATGTTACCGAGTGGAGCGTATCCGAGATTCTGCCGGGATATTTCCAGGCCAAAGATATGGATAAAAAGTAA
- a CDS encoding NupC/NupG family nucleoside CNT transporter produces the protein MKYLIAIIGILVVFGLTYIASNNKKNIRYRPLIIMIVLQAILAFILLNTTAGAWLIGGFSTIFNHLLGYAHQGTDFVFGGFAYKEGSTPFFISVLMPIVFISALIGILQYFKILPFIIRYIGLVLSKINGMGKLESYNAVASAILGQSEVFISVKKQIGMLPKHRLYTLCASAMSTVSMSIVGSYMVMLQPRYVVTALVLNLFGGFIIASLINPYRVTPEEDILEVQEEEKQSFFEMLGEYIMDGFKVAITVAAMLIGFVALIAMINGLFDLIFHITFQELLGYVFAPFAFIMGVPWSEAVTAGSLMATKLVSNEFVAMLDLGKHTELSARTIGIVSVFLVSFANFSSIGIISGAVKGLNEKKGNEVAKFGLKLLYGATMVSVLSAIIAGLFL, from the coding sequence ATGAAATATCTTATCGCTATTATTGGTATTCTCGTAGTATTCGGATTGACTTATATTGCAAGCAATAACAAGAAAAATATCCGCTATCGTCCGCTCATCATCATGATTGTGCTCCAGGCGATATTGGCCTTTATCCTGCTTAACACTACAGCAGGTGCATGGTTGATCGGCGGTTTCTCGACCATATTTAATCATCTGCTCGGATATGCGCATCAGGGTACGGACTTTGTATTTGGCGGTTTTGCCTACAAGGAAGGCTCCACGCCGTTCTTTATCAGCGTTCTGATGCCAATCGTATTCATCTCTGCACTGATCGGTATTCTGCAGTATTTCAAAATTCTGCCGTTCATTATTCGTTACATCGGTCTGGTACTGAGCAAGATCAACGGTATGGGCAAGCTGGAATCCTATAACGCGGTAGCATCCGCGATTCTGGGACAATCTGAAGTATTCATTTCTGTGAAAAAACAAATCGGTATGCTGCCGAAGCACCGCCTGTATACGCTGTGTGCTTCTGCGATGTCGACTGTATCGATGTCCATCGTAGGTTCCTACATGGTCATGCTGCAGCCGCGTTATGTAGTAACAGCACTTGTACTCAACCTGTTCGGTGGTTTCATCATTGCGTCACTCATTAATCCGTATCGTGTAACGCCGGAAGAAGATATACTGGAAGTACAGGAAGAAGAGAAACAAAGCTTCTTCGAAATGCTGGGCGAGTACATCATGGACGGCTTCAAAGTTGCTATTACGGTAGCTGCGATGCTGATCGGTTTTGTAGCCTTGATCGCGATGATCAATGGACTGTTCGATCTGATCTTCCATATCACGTTCCAGGAATTGCTGGGTTATGTATTTGCACCGTTTGCATTCATCATGGGTGTACCTTGGAGCGAAGCGGTTACCGCAGGTAGTCTGATGGCGACCAAGCTGGTATCCAACGAATTCGTAGCGATGCTGGATCTGGGTAAACATACCGAGCTGAGCGCACGTACGATCGGTATCGTATCCGTATTCCTGGTATCCTTTGCTAACTTCTCTTCGATCGGTATCATTTCCGGTGCGGTCAAAGGCCTGAACGAGAAGAAAGGTAACGAAGTAGCCAAGTTCGGTCTGAAGCTGCTGTACGGCGCGACCATGGTCAGCGTATTGTCTGCGATCATTGCCGGTCTGTTCCTGTAA
- the deoD gene encoding purine-nucleoside phosphorylase, whose amino-acid sequence MSVHIAAKPGDIAETILLPGDPLRAKYIADTYLEDVTCYNEVRGMLGFTGTYKEQRISVQGTGMGLPSISIYANELISEYGVKNLIRVGTCGGMQENVKVRDVIIAQAASTDSSMNNHIFGGYNFAPVASFPLLKAAYDRGVEKGLNLHVGNIFSSDSFYRDDKTITGRLMEYGVLGVEMETSALYTLAAKFGVNALTILTVSDHLLTGEETTSEERQTTFNEMMEVALDAAISFQK is encoded by the coding sequence ATGAGTGTTCATATTGCTGCAAAACCAGGCGACATCGCCGAAACAATCCTGCTGCCGGGAGATCCCCTGCGCGCCAAATACATCGCCGATACGTATCTGGAAGATGTAACTTGCTATAACGAAGTACGCGGTATGCTCGGCTTCACCGGTACGTACAAAGAACAACGCATTTCTGTACAAGGCACAGGTATGGGTCTGCCATCGATCAGCATCTACGCAAACGAGCTGATCAGCGAGTACGGCGTGAAGAACCTGATCCGTGTAGGTACATGTGGCGGTATGCAGGAGAATGTCAAAGTGCGCGATGTAATCATCGCTCAAGCGGCAAGCACCGATTCCAGCATGAATAACCACATCTTCGGTGGATACAACTTTGCACCGGTTGCCAGCTTCCCACTGCTCAAAGCAGCTTATGATCGCGGTGTGGAAAAGGGTCTGAATCTGCATGTAGGTAACATCTTCAGCTCGGACTCCTTCTACCGTGACGACAAAACGATCACAGGCCGTCTGATGGAATATGGCGTACTTGGTGTAGAGATGGAGACGAGCGCGCTGTACACACTGGCTGCCAAGTTCGGTGTAAACGCTCTGACGATCCTGACAGTAAGTGACCATCTGCTGACAGGCGAAGAAACCACATCCGAAGAAAGACAAACCACTTTCAACGAGATGATGGAAGTCGCTCTGGATGCAGCGATCTCTTTTCAAAAATAA
- the deoC gene encoding deoxyribose-phosphate aldolase, which produces MNLAKLIDHTLLKADATKAEITKLTDEARKYQFASVCVNPTWVAYCAEQLKGSGVDVCTVIGFPLGANTPEVKAFEAANAIENGATEVDMVINIGALKDGDNDLVLRDIQAVVNAAKGKALVKVIIETCLLTDEEKVRASELSVQAGADFVKTSTGFSTGGATAEDIALMRKTVGPDVGVKASGGVRSLEDLNQMVAAGATRIGASSGVKIMEGGQATSDY; this is translated from the coding sequence ATGAATTTGGCCAAACTTATTGACCATACATTGTTGAAAGCGGACGCAACAAAGGCGGAAATCACCAAACTGACAGATGAAGCGAGAAAATACCAGTTTGCTTCTGTCTGTGTAAACCCTACTTGGGTAGCTTACTGCGCAGAGCAGCTCAAAGGCAGCGGAGTGGATGTATGTACGGTTATCGGATTCCCTCTGGGAGCGAACACTCCGGAAGTAAAAGCTTTTGAAGCAGCTAACGCGATCGAGAACGGTGCAACCGAAGTCGACATGGTTATCAACATCGGCGCTCTCAAAGACGGCGACAACGATCTGGTACTGCGTGATATCCAGGCGGTTGTGAATGCTGCCAAAGGCAAAGCACTGGTGAAAGTAATCATCGAGACTTGCCTGCTGACCGATGAAGAGAAAGTTCGCGCTTCCGAACTGTCTGTTCAAGCTGGAGCAGACTTTGTGAAGACATCGACTGGATTCTCCACTGGTGGAGCAACAGCAGAAGATATCGCCCTGATGCGCAAAACGGTAGGACCTGACGTAGGTGTCAAAGCTTCCGGCGGCGTACGCAGCCTGGAAGACCTGAACCAGATGGTTGCAGCCGGCGCAACACGTATCGGCGCAAGCTCCGGTGTGAAAATCATGGAAGGTGGCCAAGCCACTTCGGATTACTAA
- the deoB gene encoding phosphopentomutase, translating into MTPFKRVHLVVMDSVGIGEAPDAAEFGDVDVDTFGHIARENGGLNMPNMAKLGLSNISEIEGVPVAEQPLAYYTKMQEASRGKDTMTGHWEIMGLYIDTPFRVFPDGFPDELIQRIEEKTGRKVIGNKPASGTEIIDELGEEHVKTGALIIYTSADSVLQIAAHEDVVPLKELYEICEFCREITLDDPYMLGRIIARPFVGEVGKFTRTSNRHDYALKPFGPTTMNAMQDAGLDVIAIGKISDIYDGEGVTESIRTKSNMDGMDQLVNVLSKPFHGMSFLNLVDFDALFGHRRDPKGYADALEEYDARLPEVFEKMEEDDLLIITADHGNDPTYTGTDHTREYVPLLVYSKRFANGGKELPLRKTFADIAATVAENFGVKMPEYGESFLSDLK; encoded by the coding sequence ATGACACCATTCAAACGCGTACACTTGGTAGTAATGGATTCAGTAGGTATCGGTGAAGCACCGGATGCTGCAGAATTCGGCGACGTTGATGTCGATACATTCGGACATATCGCTCGTGAGAACGGCGGACTGAATATGCCGAACATGGCGAAATTGGGATTGTCCAATATTAGCGAAATTGAAGGCGTTCCGGTAGCAGAGCAACCGCTCGCTTACTACACCAAAATGCAGGAAGCTTCCCGCGGTAAAGATACCATGACAGGTCACTGGGAGATCATGGGACTGTATATCGATACACCGTTCCGCGTATTCCCTGATGGATTCCCGGATGAGCTGATTCAGCGCATCGAGGAGAAAACAGGCCGCAAAGTGATTGGCAACAAGCCAGCCAGCGGTACCGAGATTATCGACGAGCTGGGCGAAGAACATGTGAAGACCGGCGCGCTGATCATTTATACTTCTGCGGATTCCGTACTGCAGATCGCTGCGCACGAAGATGTGGTTCCACTCAAGGAACTGTATGAGATTTGCGAATTCTGCCGCGAGATTACACTGGATGATCCGTACATGCTAGGCCGCATTATTGCACGTCCATTTGTCGGTGAAGTAGGGAAGTTCACCCGTACATCCAACCGTCATGACTACGCCCTGAAGCCATTCGGACCGACGACGATGAATGCTATGCAGGATGCAGGACTGGATGTTATCGCAATCGGCAAGATCTCCGATATCTACGACGGCGAAGGCGTAACCGAGTCGATCCGTACCAAATCCAATATGGATGGCATGGATCAGCTGGTAAATGTATTGTCCAAGCCCTTCCATGGCATGAGCTTCCTGAACCTGGTCGACTTTGACGCCCTGTTCGGTCATCGCCGCGATCCAAAAGGCTATGCGGACGCACTGGAAGAATACGATGCACGTCTGCCAGAAGTATTCGAGAAAATGGAAGAAGATGATCTGCTGATCATCACCGCCGATCACGGCAACGATCCAACCTACACCGGAACCGATCATACCCGTGAATACGTGCCGCTGCTCGTCTACTCCAAACGTTTTGCAAATGGTGGCAAAGAACTTCCACTACGCAAAACTTTCGCCGATATCGCTGCAACCGTAGCCGAGAACTTTGGCGTCAAAATGCCTGAATACGGCGAGAGCTTCCTGTCCGATCTCAAGTAA